In Salvia miltiorrhiza cultivar Shanhuang (shh) chromosome 4, IMPLAD_Smil_shh, whole genome shotgun sequence, the DNA window CAACAATTCCACGAAACCCCCATCATCCGAATCCTGCCCATCATCCGAATCCTGCTTAACTTCCAAAACTATATTTGCATCAGGATTGCCATCTGAACTCTCAACCCCCAATTTCATATCAGAACCATGTCTCTTCCGATTCCTTGTATTAACACAAGGTAAAGAAGTCCCCTCGACTTTCTTCCGTTTCCCACTTCCAACCTCAACATTCTCCCCCGCCTTTTTCGCCAACCGAGAACTGTGTCTTCGCACACTTACACTTTCAGAAACCACAAATGAGCCGGCCCCAACAACAAACCCTATTTCGGAATCGAGAATATCTCGCTTCGGGGTACACACACACTTCGGTGATGGATTCAGGAATTCAGAGGTTTTCGGCGGCGTCACCGGTTCACCAACAACATTTCTCGGAGCCGATGCCTGCGACGGCTTCCGTTTGGGAGTAGACAAAATCTCCCTAGATCTCAACACCGTCATTTCGACGCAACCCTATCAAGTAAGACGAAGCAAATAAGTTGCTTATACAATGGTGTTGAAGCAGATCGAAACAACAAAATGtaacgaaaaaagaaaaaaaaaaaaactccagaATTCTCAACTACAGCACTACAGAGACATTTATCACAAACATATTATACACACAAATAGTAGCTTAGATACACATCATATCATAAATGAGGTAGGGAGAGAGCAACTTACGAGCAATGAAGGAGGGTGGGTGGAAGTGGCAGAGGGCGGCGCACAGCGTTGGATTTGAGATCAACTCTCGATTTTGCAGGACACGCATCAGTTGATTTTTGACTCTTGAGCCGCTTCGTATTTCCCGCCAAAAGTAGAGTTAACCCTAAAGGAGAATTGGCGGTTGTATAGTACTCTCCGAAAATGTGATTAGACCATCTTTATCAGCAACCATCCAACCACTCAACCATCCAAccatctttaatatttaattaatttatctctcttccacatcactAATATTCATCCCAATCCAATCACCTCTATTTTTGTtcatttatcaatgaccaccccaaccatccaaccactcaatcacaacataattttataattattttattattatttttattcgtaataattttaataatattaaatataaattaaaatattataaaaaattaaaatacaaaaaataacaaactaataaaaatttaaattacgacaaactaaaaatataaattacaacaatccaaacttaaaatagaaaaaaaaaaaaaaaaaaaacaatacatacaacgcatttaattatcatctccaaaCTTTTGCCATATATGCTCGATCAAGTCATGTAATAGAGAGTTGTGATCTTCTCTATTGCGAAGTTGAGACCTAGTTCTCATATAGCTCGCTAGGCTTGCAATCCTATTCGTAGAGTATACGAAATCATTAGTTTCCTCTCCATCTTCACTTCGACGAGTATTCTGTCTTAGTCGATCTTCGATGAATTCTGTAGGATCATGATAGTTAAGGTAAGTGCTTCTTTCATCTTCcactatcatattatgcatGATGATGCAAGCAATCATTATTTTTCCCATAATATCACGATCCCAAATAAGACATGGCCGCTTGATAAAAGCAAAACGCGCTTGTAAAACTCCAAATGCTCGCTCAACATCTTTTCGGGCAGCCTCTTGATGTTGAGCAAACAACTGGTGCTTTCGAAGTTGTGGAGCAGGAATAGATTTGATAAATGCCGCCCATTGAGGATATATACCATCAGTGAGATAATATCCCATATTCCTTTCGCGACCATTAACGATATAATTGACCTTAGGTGCTCGACCTTCCAAGATATCGTCAAAAACAGGCGATTGATCAAGTACATTGATATCATTTCTTGAACCTGGGGTTCCAAAAAATGCATGCCAGATCCATAGGTCTTGTGATGCAACTGCTTCCAGAATAATTGTTGGCGTACCGATTCGTCCTGCATATTGCCCTGCCCATGCAGTAGGGCAATTTTTCCATTCCCAATGCATACAGTCAATACTGCCCAGCATGCCTGGGAACCCTCGCCGTTCTCCGATATGAAGAAGAGCTGCCATATCTTCTTCAGTTGGCTTTCTGAGGTACTCAGCTCCGAAATTGGAAATGACACCTTCAACAAATTTGATGACTGATTTACGAATGACTTGGGCACTCATTCGTAAGTATTCGTCATGCAAATCGGCTGAGGTGTCATATGCCAACACCCTCATAGCAGCAGTACATTTTTGAATTGGAGACATACCAAGACGGCCAGCTGCATCAGGGTGTTGCTGAAAAAATCTATCGGTGGCGACGAGCTTGTTCATTATACGTTCGAACAAAGGCTTTCGCATGCGAAACCTTGTTCGAAAATATTCTGGGGGATAGATTGGATCTTCTGAAAAGTACTGCTCGAACACACCTTCATGGCCTATCTCACGTCTTCTTTCAATATACCGTCTCCTTCCTCTAACGGCATGATTGGTAGGTTGTACAGATAGACTTGCGGCATGGATGACCACATCCTCAATGATGCGATCAAGTTGGCGATTATGTTCGGCAACGCTTTGTTCCAATGCTTCATCATCGCTAGAATTTGAAGCATCAATATTAGAACTAGAGGCCATTTTCTGAAGAAGAGTTTTTTCTATGTAGAGTATAGAAGAGTTAATTGTTTCGTTATTTGAGAGAGTACATGGATAACATTTATAAGCAAGAGCATGATAAGTGTCAGATGCTATCTTACACAACAATTCAGAAATCACATGGGTGGTGGTGCCACCGAAAGTAAAGGCTTTTGGAACTATCGTGACAATAATTCAAAAGTCACATGGGTGGTGCCACCGAAAGTAAAAGCTTTTGGTAATGTCGTGacaaaatgaaattacattgaaattacacaaagcgaaattacattgaaactgcacaaactgaaattacattgaaattacacaaaatgaaattacattgaaattacacaaaatgaaattacattgaaattacacAAAGCGAAATTACATTGAAATCGCACAAACTGAAATGACattgaaattacacaaaatgaaattacattgaaattgcataaattgaaaTGACATAAACAAACCAtacaacaataatttaaataacacaataattAAAAGCAAGCATCATAAATTCGATTAGATTCCATAAAGTTCTGCCATTAGCCGACGTTTGAGAGCTTCCTCATCTGGAGATAACTGGTTTTTTTTCATTAACGTATTCAACGTAGatgttttcatttctttttcgcGTGTGATTCTCATTTCACGTAGTTCAGCAGTGAAAGCATCTGAAACTATCGAAGATTGTGATTCtgtttgttttccttttcttttagcCTTAGCTTTAGCTTTATCCCTACCAATAGGACGATGAAATTTTGAAGCATCACTACCTGGAGTTTCTGGAGTGGAGTCGGTTGGAGGATCCACATCTTCATCTGTCCTCGATTTTTTTGAGCTGCTACGACTTTCATCAACACTGTCTTCGTCGTCTGGGTGAGAACGACGTACGTAACCAGTACTATCCAATTTCAGTTCCCAGTTCGGATAGCTGCTCACAACTTTTTCAAACACCTCATGGTGAGTAAACTTAGGTTTACCGTAAATTGCTTGAGCTGCTTTCTCGATATCCTC includes these proteins:
- the LOC131019521 gene encoding uncharacterized protein LOC131019521, which produces MASSSNIDASNSSDDEALEQSVAEHNRQLDRIIEDVVIHAASLSVQPTNHAVRGRRRYIERRREIGHEGVFEQYFSEDPIYPPEYFRTRFRMRKPLFERIMNKLVATDRFFQQHPDAAGRLGMSPIQKCTAAMRVLAYDTSADLHDEYLRMSAQVIRKSVIKFVEGVISNFGAEYLRKPTEEDMAALLHIGERRGFPGMLGSIDCMHWEWKNCPTAWAGQYAGRIGTPTIILEAVASQDLWIWHAFFGTPGSRNDINVLDQSPVFDDILEGRAPKVNYIVNGRERNMGYYLTDGIYPQWAAFIKSIPAPQLRKHQLFAQHQEAARKDVERAFGVLQARFAFIKRPCLIWDRDIMGKIMIACIIMHNMIVEDERSTYLNYHDPTEFIEDRLRQNTRRSEDGEETNDFVYSTNRIASLASYMRTRSQLRNREDHNSLLHDLIEHIWQKFGDDN
- the LOC131023191 gene encoding glutathione S-transferase T3-like, which gives rise to MEPHNNSFFNSQNFNPSQDYYPNLADIPSSNEFPEFDYAMNSEFSHNPTDSPISEYHQTSENFSANPSSNAQSWTDIEDISLMSAWCFVSNNPIVGTNRNSKSFWKTVADMYEQSRADNPEIGGRRSVESLRNRYKRLNKNVTLWVAAYKKAYERRASGQSKEDIEKAAQAIYGKPKFTHHEVFEKVVSSYPNWELKLDSTGYVRRSHPDDEDSVDESRSSSKKSRTDEDVDPPTDSTPETPGSDASKFHRPIGRDKAKAKAKRKGKQTESQSSIVSDAFTAELREMRITREKEMKTSTLNTLMKKNQLSPDEEALKRRLMAELYGI